Below is a genomic region from Desulfuromonadaceae bacterium.
AAACGCCGTACCAAGGAAATCCTCTCTCACCACGGTATTGCGACGCCGCGCTTCAGCGTCGTCCACTCCCTGCTGGAGATCCCCTCCCGGTTACGTTATCCGCTGATCATTAAACCCACGCTGGAAGGATCGAGCAAAGGGGTCACCGATAAAGCCCTGGTGCGAAACCGGCAGGAATTGATCCGCCAGCTTACATGGGTTCTGGATACCTATCAGCAACCGGCGCTGATCGAGGAGTTCCTCCCCGGTCGCGAGTTCACCGTGGCAATGATTGGCAACGGATCCAGCTTGACGGTTCTGCCGATTGTGGAAATCAATCTGGATATTCTGCCCGCCGGAGTTCAGCCGATCTATTCCTATGAAGCCAAGTGGCTGTGGGATCAGGAGGAGGATCCGTTGCAGATCTTTACCTGCCCGGCGGCCCTTGAACCGCTGTTGCGCATGCAGATTGAAGAACTGTGCAAAGCGGCCTTCAACGCCCTCGGCTGTCGTGACTGGTGCCGGATTGACGTCCGTCTTGATGCCCAGGGGCGTCCACAGGTGATCGAACTCAACCCGCTGCCAGGCATTCTGCCCCGTCCAGAGCAGAACAGTTGTTTCCCCAAAGCGGCGCGGGCATTCGGGCTGTCTTACCCTGAGATGATCCTGGCAGTGGTCGATGCCGCTGGTGAACGGCTGGCGTTACCCTCCTGGGGGGTGGATGATGCACGTTGCCGTATGCTTTAATCTTGTTCCTCACGTTGCCGCTCGCGGTGAGGCGATCGATCGCATTGCCGAGGAAGGTGCGGAGCTGGAAGCACAGGCGGTTGCCGCAGCGCTGACCGAGCTGGGGCACCGTCCCGTACTGGTGCCGCTGGGTGACGATATCACGGCCTTTGCAACCGAATTGCGCCGTAACCGGCCCGCGCTGGTCTTTAATCTTTGTGAAGCGTTCTGGGGCGACAGCCGCAAGGAAATGCACGTCGCGGCGCTTTATGACCTGTTGGGGCTCACCTTTACCGGTTCGACGGCGCTCGCGCTTGGCCTGACCCAGGACAAGGCGCGCACCAAGGATCTTCTCGCCAGACATCAGTTGCCGACCCCCAAATATCATGTGGTCAAACTCGGTGAACACTACCCCCGCATCAGAGATATGCTCTACCCGCTGATCGTCAAGCCGCGTTGGGAAGACGCGTCGCAGGGGATTACCAACGAAAGCGTGGTCGAAAATGAGCGTGAGCTTCACGTCCGGATCGACTACATCCATCGGGTCTATCAACAGGGGGCGCTGGTCGAGGAATTCATCGACGGGCGCGAGATCAACGCCGCCATCATCGGTAATGGCCCCCATGAGGTGCTACCACTCTCCGAAATCCAGTTTCACCCCGATCTGGTGCGCCCGATTGTCAGTTATGAAGGGAAATGGCTGGAGCAGGATCGGCAGTATCAGTTGACGGTGCCGATCTGCCCGGCCCCGTTGAAGAATCGCAGTGCCATGTTGCTGCGCGATGTTGCCCTGCGCGCCTGCAAGCTGCTCGAATGCCGCGATTACGCCCGCGTCGATTTCCGCCTGCGCGACGGCATTCCCTATATTCTGGAAGTCAACGCCAATCCCGATATCAGCCCTGATGCCGGTCTGGCCCGCAGCGCCGGGGTGGCCGGATTGAGCTATCCGCAACTGATTGAACGTATTTTACAGTTTGCTAGCAAACGCCAACCAAGAGGTTAATATCCATGCGAAAACTGAGACGCGATGACATCCCCCAGATTGAAGAGATCCTCGTGGCCACCGATGCTTTTACCGACGAGGAAATTGCGATTGCCCTCGAACTGCTGGAGA
It encodes:
- a CDS encoding ATP-grasp domain-containing protein produces the protein MHIALSFNLKDAADNLNEDTAEPPSEPPELPAADLYAEWDDVHTIQAVAAALVTRHQVSLVEANLDAFERYRQLKPDLVFNIAEGLHGTSREAQIPAILDLLQIPYTGSDPLTLGLCLDKRRTKEILSHHGIATPRFSVVHSLLEIPSRLRYPLIIKPTLEGSSKGVTDKALVRNRQELIRQLTWVLDTYQQPALIEEFLPGREFTVAMIGNGSSLTVLPIVEINLDILPAGVQPIYSYEAKWLWDQEEDPLQIFTCPAALEPLLRMQIEELCKAAFNALGCRDWCRIDVRLDAQGRPQVIELNPLPGILPRPEQNSCFPKAARAFGLSYPEMILAVVDAAGERLALPSWGVDDARCRML
- a CDS encoding ATP-grasp domain-containing protein: MMHVAVCFNLVPHVAARGEAIDRIAEEGAELEAQAVAAALTELGHRPVLVPLGDDITAFATELRRNRPALVFNLCEAFWGDSRKEMHVAALYDLLGLTFTGSTALALGLTQDKARTKDLLARHQLPTPKYHVVKLGEHYPRIRDMLYPLIVKPRWEDASQGITNESVVENERELHVRIDYIHRVYQQGALVEEFIDGREINAAIIGNGPHEVLPLSEIQFHPDLVRPIVSYEGKWLEQDRQYQLTVPICPAPLKNRSAMLLRDVALRACKLLECRDYARVDFRLRDGIPYILEVNANPDISPDAGLARSAGVAGLSYPQLIERILQFASKRQPRG